The DNA window AATGACGAAAGGGCTCCTCCGGCCCAGCGGCCGAAAAGGCGCTGATGAAGGAGGAGAAAATCGCCATCTGCCTGTTGCAACAGCCAGTATAGCACGATGAGAATAAGATGGGACGAAGCGCCGGCAAGCAGGACGGAAATCCAGGCATCATGTCCGGCTGTTTTCGCGATGACCCGCTGAAATCCGAGCACTCCGATACCGATTTGCATGGACATGATTACAAAAAAGGTCATGAAAGGTGAAACTTGTAGGCGTTCGGCAACAGAAGCCATCGTCGTCCTCCTGTCGGTTTGTCATTCGTCGATGTCCCTTTTTTCTCTTGCCTTTTTCTGATCAAAGCGAATGGGCTGTTTGGTCCGCAATGTTTCCGGCCGTTTCGATTGGCTTGTAAACGGCAGGCGGATGAACGCGTCTTTTAAATCCCGCCAACGGGGCGGATACAAAGGGGCAAGGAACGGACGCCCGAGCGAAGTCAAGTAAAGCAGATGGGTCATGACAATACAAAAACAAAAAGCAACGCCAAGCAACCCCCACATCTCGGCGAACAGGATAAAGGGAAAACGCATCAAGCGAATCGTGTTCCCGATTTTATAAACCGGGGTAGTAAAAGAAGCCAGTGCGGCGAGCGCCACTAAGATGAGCAAAACATTGCTTGTCAAACCGGCTTCAACGGAAGCTGTTCCAATAACAATTCCGCCGACGATCCCGATCGTTTGGCCGACTTTCGTCGGGAGCCGCGCCCCGGCCTCCCTCAATAGCTCAATCGTTAGCTCGAGAAACAACACTTCCAAAATGGGCGGGAACGGAATTTCCCTTCTCGATGTAATCAAAGTGCCGAGTAAATCTTTTGGAATCAGTTCGTAATGATAGTTCAACGTCGCTACATAGATCGGCGTGATCAAAATGGAAAAGGTGACCGAAAACAGGCGGATGAGACGGAAAAACGATGCGATCGTCCAACTGAGAAAATAGTCTTCAAAAGATGAAAAAAATTCAACTAACGTCGTTGGACCGATCAACACGTGCGGAGATCCATCCACCATAATCGCTACTTTTCCTTCGGCCAGCACGGCAGCGACTCGGTCCGGGCGCTCCGTATCGAGCAGCTGCGGAAAGGGGGAGTGCCGATTGTCCGAAATAATTTGCACGATATAAGAGCTGTCGATCATCTCGTCAAATTCCACTTGCTCGATGCGCTGAAGAACCGTTTGGACGTTGTCGGGATTAGCAATGCCATCAATGTACACAACGGCGATTTTCGTTTTCGACAGCGTTCCGACGCTTGTCATTTTGACCGTCAAACGGTCGATCGGAATTCGTTTGCGCAATAAGTACAAATTCGTTTCCAACGATTCAATAAACGACTCTTTCGGACCGACGACGCTAAATTCCACTTCGGGGATCGTGAGTGTCCGTTCCAATGTTTTTTGCGCCTTTACGAGCAGCCCGGTTTCGTCCGTTTCATGAAGACGGATGAATAAATATCCCTCGAGCAATTTTTCCTTCACATCATTTGGGTCGCTGGAAATATATGCGTCGTCGATCGGAAGAACTTGGCGTATATCTTCTAACGATGAAAACGGACAATGAAACAAGTAAGGGAAAATCGAACGAACGACAGTTTCCATATTAATCATCGGTTCGACATACGACACCCATAGATAGAGACCGGATGTGTCGTTCCGGTACACTTTCGTTTGGAAGTCCATCGAGCTCGCTAATGTTTGCAGTGTCGCCCATACGGATGGCGGTGGAGCTGTCATCCTTCTCCCCCTTTGTGTTGAGACTTTCTGATTGTCAGACGAGAAAGAGGATGTCCGCGCGTACTAGAGGACATCCTCGCTTGCTTCCTTCACTGCAGGTGGTTTCCTTGATAAGGAAACTGGCTGGTATACCCTTGGAACTGTTGGTACGTTTGCTGGAGCTTTTGCAGATCGGCCGCTTCGAGCTTGTACCAGCCTTTTTTGAACATTAAATTGTACAGATCGCGCTGGCAGTTTTGCGTTTCTATAAAAATGTTCATTATATCTTGGTATAACGGTTGGTTGCTCGCCTCATGCAAAAACACGCTGTAAGAGAGCGTCATATATTTTTCCGTCGTCAACATATCGTTCAAAAAGTCGCGCTCATTCATTTGTGGTGTTTTCGGCACTTGCGTTTCCGGGTTTTGCACTTGTCTTGTGTTCATGCGGCTTTCCTCCTTTTACATGACCGGCGGTTGCGGCGGGTTTTGCAAATGGCGCAAAATCATGTTGTAATGGCGCTGGTGCATTTGCCCGGCGCGCTCGATCGCTTGCACCACCTCGGGATCGCGGCATTGCGAGGCGAAAAAGTGCGCCTTTTTCGCCGCGAGCAAGTTCCATGACATCATATCGGAAAAATACATGGCGTCTTTTGAGGACACCATTTGCGGCGGCTGCGGCATCGCCGCTTGCGGGTTCATTTGCGGTTGTTGCTGCATCGTTTGTCGCTCCTTTCACTCATTGTTCGCTTGTAGATTGTCCAGCGAGTGGAAAATTATACACAAATAAAAAATAAACAGCAGGGAAAAAACATATTCAATGGAGCGAAAACATGGTACAATAAGGATAGTGAATGCGTTTCCATACAAGGGGGCTTACAACTGTGGAGCAGCTGATGCGAGACTTTTTCTTGTTCCTGTCGAAAAATAAAACGTTGACAAAGTTGGCGAAGCAATACGGCCTCCGCTTCGGCGCTTCAAGATTTGTCGCCGGCGAAACGATTGATGAAGCGGTGCGCGTCATCCGCCAGCTGAACGAAAAAGGGTTGGCCGTCACGGTCGACTACTTAGGGGAATTTGTGGACAATGAGCGGGAAGCAAACGAGATGGCGAGGCACTGTCTTGAGGCGATTGAGGCGATCAGCCGGGAAAAATTAAACTCGCAGCTGTCGTTGAAAATGACATCGATGGGGCTTGATATTTCCGATGACCTTGTGATGCGCAATATGCGCCGCATTTTAGAGGCAGCGAAACAGCGCGGCGTATTTGTGACGATTGACATGGAAGATTACTCGCGCTGTCAAAAGACGCTCGATATTTTTAAGCGGTTGAAAACAGAGTACGATAACGTCGGCACGGTGCTGCAGGCGTATTTATACCGGACGGAAAAAGATATTGACGATTTAAAGCCATACCGCCCGAACTTGCGGCTCGTCAAAGGGGCGTACAAAGAATCGCCGGAAGTGGCGTTCCCGGACAAAAAGGATGTGGATGAGAACTTTAAAAAGATCATTAAACAGCATTTGCTGAACGGCAACTATACAGCGGTGGCGACGCATGACGACGCCATCATTGAATACACGAAGCAGCTTGTCAAGGAATACAACATTCCAAACAGCCAATTCGAGTTTCAAATGCTGTACGGCATCCGCCCGGAGCGTCAAATCGAGTTGGCGCGCGAAGGGTATACGATGCGCGTGTACGTCCCGTATGGCACGGACTGGTACGGCTATTTTATGCGCCGGCTGGCTGAGCGCCCGGCCAATGTGGCGTTCGTCTTAAAAGGGATGATCCGGAAGTAGGGGGGAGAGCGGCGGCAGCGCCGCCTCCGCTTTCAAGGCCGGCTTGGGTGACCGTTGCGAATCAGCGGAGACGAAACGCCAGCGGCGTTTAGTCTCCTTGCATATGATGCTTTTTGTACTGCTGGTTTTGGCTTGTCCGCTTGCCGCCGCCGTCCGCCTCAACCGTCGGGCCGGCGTTTCCTTTCACGCTGGCTGCGCTGACGCCGCCTTTGGACGGATTTTTTTTCACCCGAGCCATCGCCTTCACCTCCTTTTCCTAGTATGAACAAAAACCGGGCCGCGATGTGGGAAAAATGTGCGGCAAATATATTGCGAAAATTACCAACATACTATATATTTAAGTATAGAGAACGTTTTCACTTTTTCACTTTTATTTTTTTCGCCAGAAAATGAATGATCATTCATTCAATGGTGTGAGGGGGGAACCGAAATGGCAAAACGCATTCGGCGCGTTGCGGTGCTAGGGTCCGGCGTCATGGGCTCGGGCATTGCTGCCCATTTGGCGAACGTCGGCATTCCAACGCTGCTGTTGGACATCGTGCCGCGGGAATTGACGAAAGAGGAAGAAGCAAAAGGTTGGACGCTCGAGCATAAGCAAGTGCGCAACCGCCTTGCCAATCAGGCGCTCAAGCGGCTGCTCAAGCAAAAACCGGCGCCGCTTATGGCGAAAGACAACATCGCGCTCATCGAGACGGGCAACTTCGAGGATGACTTCCACCGGCTCGCGGAAGTCGATTGGATCATTGAAGTGGTCGTGGAAAACTTGGATGTCAAACGAAGCGTCTTCGCCCGCGTGGATGAAGTGCGGACGCCGGGGACGATCGTCAGCTCGAATACGTCCGGCATTTCGATCGCGGCCATGGCGGAAGGACGTTCCGAGGACTTTCAAAAGCATTTTTTAGGCACGCACTTTTTCAACCCGCCGCGCTATTTAAAGCTGCTTGAAATCATTCCGACTGAGCAGACAGACCCGGATATCGTCGCCTACATGAAAACGTTTGCTGAGGAGGTGCTCGGCAAGGGCGTCGTCATGGCGAAAGATACGCCAAACTTTATCGCCAACCGGATCGGCACGTACGGACTGCTTATCACCGTCCGGGAGATGATGGAAGGCGGCTATAGCGTCGGTGAAGTCGATTCGGTCACCGGGCCGCTCATCGGACGGCCGAAAAGCGCGACATTCCGCACGCTTGACGTTGTCGGGCTCGATACGTTTGTCCATGTTGCCAACAACGTGTATGAAAACGTTGAAGGAGAAGAAAAAGAGGCGTTTCGCGTGCCGGAGTTTATGAAGGCAATGCTTGACAACGGCTGGCTCGGCAGCAAATCCGGCCAAGGATTTTTCCTGAAACAGGGGAAAGACATTCTCGAGCTCAATTACGTCACAATGCAGTACGAACCGCGCAAAAAATTGGCCACTCCGGCGGTGGAGATGGCGAAGCAGGCAAAAGGCGCGTCCGCTAAGCTGCAAACGCTCGTCTATGCCGACGGCGACCGCGCTGGCACGCTCCTTTGGAGCATCATCGCGCCAACATTGCTGTACACCGCCCGCCTTGTCGGGGAGATCGCCGACGACATCGTCGCGATCGATCAGGCGATGAAGTGGGGGTTCGGCTGGGAGCAAGGCCCGTTTGAACTGTGGGATGCGATCGGCCTTGAAAAATCGGTGCGCAAAATGCAGGCCGAGGGGCGCGACATTCCGGCATGGATTACGGACATGCTTGCGGATGGCGCCGGGGCGTTCTATAAAACGGAAAACGGCCAGCGGTTCTATTACGCGCCTGGCGGCTATAAAGTAGTGGAAGAAAGCGAAAAAACCGTTCATATCCGCCGGCTGAAAGAAACGCGCGGCGTCATCAAGAAAAACGCCGGAGCAAGCCTCATCGACCTGGGCGATGACGTGGCGCTTTTGGAGTTCCATTCGCCAAACAACGCGATCGGTGCTGATATCGTCCAAATGATCAACGAAGCGCTTGATGAAGTGAACCGCAACTACAAAGGGCTGGTCATCGGCAACCAAGGGAAAAATTTCTGCGTCGGCGCGAACCTTGCGATGATGCTCATGGAAGCGCAAGACGAAAACTTCTTTGAACTCGAGCTGGCAGTCCGGCAGTTCCAGCAGGCGCTTCTTCAGATGAAATACAATCCGAAGCCAGTCGTCGTCGCGCCGTTTGCCATGACGCTCGGCGGCGGGGCGGAAGTGAGCTTGGCGGCTTCGCGCATCCAGGCCGCAGCCGAGACGTACATCGGGCTTGTCGAAGTGGGCGTCGGCTTGATTCCGGGCGGCGGCGGCAACAAGGAGCTGTACATCAAACGGTTGAACAGCCTGCCGAGCGGGGCGGATGTCGACTATGTCAAAGTGGCGGCCAAAACGTTTGAAACGATCGCCATGGCGAAAGTGTCAACATCAGCGGCTGAAGCGCGCGAGCTTGGCTTTTTAAATGACCGCGACGGCATTACGATGAACGGCGATCATCTTCTTTACGAAGCGAAACAGGTAGTGCTCGCCTTATATGAAGACGGTTATCGCCCGCCTGTAAGGAAAAAAATTCCGGTGGCCGGCGAAAGCGGCTATGCAGCCATGCTGCTTGGCGCGCAATCGATGTTCCATTCCGGCTACATTAGCGAGCACGACTTGAAAATCGCCAAAAAACTCGCATACGTTTTGGCGGGCGGCAACGTGCCATACGGGACGGAAGTGGATGAGCAATACTTGCTCGACCTTGAGCGTGAAGCGTTCTTAAGCTTGATCGGCGAGCCGAAGACGCAAGCGAGAATGCAGCACATGCTTGTGAAAGGAAAACCGCTCCGCAACTAGGGCGGACGAATGTTGAGGGGGGATTGGCGTGAGAGAAGCGGTGATTGTCGCAGGAGCGCGCACACCGGTCGGGAAAGCGAAAAAAGGGACGCTCGCCCATGTGCGGCCGGACGATTTAGGGGCGCTCGTCGTCAAAGAAACGCTAAAACGGGCAGGAAACTATGACGGGGATATCGACGATCTAATTATCGGCTGCGCCATGCCGGAGGCGGAGCAAGGGCTGAACGTCGCCCGCAACATCGGGGCGCTCGCCGGGCTGCCGTATACGGTGCCGGCGATCACGATCAACCGGTATTGCTCGTCCGGGTTGCAGGCGATCGCCTATGCGGCCGAACGGGTGATGCTCGGCCACTCCGATACGGTCATTGCCGGCGGGGTCGAATCGATGAGCATGGTGCCGATGATGGGCCATGTCGTCCGCCCGAACGCGCGTCTCGCCGAAGAAGCGCCGGAATATTACATGTCGATGGGGCATACAGCTGAACAAGTGGCAAAAAAATACGGCGTCAGCCGCGAGGACCAAGATGCGTTTGCCGTGCGCAGCCATCAGCGGGCGGCGAACGCGCTGGCTGAGGGGAAATTTGATGAGGAAATCGTGCCGGTGGAAGTGACGGTGCGCAAAGTCGAAAACAACAAACTCGTCGAAGAGAAAGTGGTCTTTACGCAAGATGAAGGGGTGCGCCCGGACACGAACATGGAGACGCTCGCGAAACTGCGCCCGGCGTTTGCCGTCAACGGCACGGTCACAGCGGGCAACGCCTCGCAAATGAGCGATGGGGCGGCGGCGGTGATGGTCATGGACCGCGAAAAAGCGGAGTCGCTCGGCCTGAAGCCGCTCGGCAAGTTCCGTTCGTTCGCCGTCGCCGGCGTGCCGCCGGAAGTGATGGGGATCGGTCCGGTCGCGGCTGTGCCGAAAGCGTTGAAGCTGGCCGGCCTTGAGCTGTCCGACATCGGCTTGATCGAGTTGAACGAAGCGTTTGCGTCCCAATCGATCCAAGTCATTCGCGAACTTGGGCTCGATGAGGACATCGTCAACGTCAACGGCGGGGCGATCGCCCTTGGCCATCCGCTCGGCTGCACGGGCGCGAAGCTGACTTTGTCGCTGCTTTATGAAATGCGGCGCCGCAACGTGCAGTTTGGCATTGTCACAATGTGCATCGGCGGCGGCATGGGGGCCGCGGGCGTCTTTGAACTGCTGTAATGTGAAGCCAACGGAAATGCAACCGGGCGGCCGCGCCGCCCGGGCAATCACGAGATTTGGGGGAGGAAACGAACGATGGCAAAAACGGTGGACAATGCGATTCAAGGCGGCAGCTTTTTAATTGAGGACATTGCGGCAACACGCGTATTTACGCCGGAAGATTTCACCGATGAACATCACATGATCGCCAAAACAACGGAAGAGTACGTCAACAACGAAGTGCTTCCGCAGCTTGAGCATCTTGAAAGCCATGAGTTTGACCGCTCGGTGAAACTGCTTCGCAAGGCGGGCGAACTCGGGCTGTTGAGCGCCGACATCCCGGAAGAGTACGGCGGCTTGGGGCTTGACAAAGTAAGCTCCGCCATCATTGCGGAAAATATGGCGCCGGCCGGCGGCTTTGCCATCTCGCACGGGGCGCACGTCGGCATCGGATCGCTGCCGATCGTCTTGTTCGGCACGGAAGAACAAAAACAAAAATATTTGCCGTATTTGGCAACGGGCGAGAAAATCGCCGCCTATGCTTTGACAGAGCCGGGATCGGGTTCTGACGCCCTTGGCGCGAAGACGACGGCGAAATTGAACGCCGAAGGGACGCACTACATGTTAAACGGCGAAAAACAATGGATCACCAACTCCGGCTTCGCTGATGTGTTTGTCGTCTACGCGAAAGTGGACGGCCAGCATTTCACTGCGTTCATCGTCGAACGCGACTTCCCGGGCGTCTCAACCGGTCCAGAAGAAAAGAAAATGGGGATTAAAAGCTCGTCGACACGGACGCTCATTTTGCAAGATGTGCCGGTGCCGAAAGAAAACGTGCTCGGCGAAATCGGCAAAGGCCATGTCATTGCCTTCAACATTTTGAACATCGGCCGCTACAAACTCGGGCTCGGGGCGGTCGGCGGGGCGAAACGGGCGCTTGAAATTACGCTGAAATACGCCAACCAACGCCAGCAGTTCAAACGGCCGATTTCGCAGTTTACGCTGACGCAAGAAAAATTTGCGACGATGGCAGCGCGCCTGTATGCAGCGGAAAGCTCCGTCTACCGCACGGTCGGCTTGTTCGACGAACGGATGGGCTTGCTCGATGCGGAAAAGGCGAAAGACGGCAAAGAAATTGCCAAGTCCATTGCCGAATACGCGATCGAATGCTCGTTGAACAAGTTTTTCGCGACGGAAGTGCTCGACTATATCGTTGATGAAGGCGTGCAAATTCATGGCGGCTACGGCTTTATGCAAGAATATGAAATCGAGCGCGCCTACCGCGATTCGCGCATTAACCGCATTTTCGAAGGGACGAACGAAATCAACCGCCTGCTCGTGCCGGGCATGTATTTGAAAAAAGCGTTAAAAGGCGAGCTGCCGCTCTTCCAAAAAGCGCAGCAGCTGCAGGAAGAGCTCATGATGATGACGGCCGCAGAACCGGGCTCCGGCGTGCTTGAACAAGAGAAATATTTGGTGCGCAACGCGAAAAAGATTGCCTTGATGGTCGCCGGCCTGGCGGCGCAAAAATACGGTCAACGGATTGAGGAGGAGCAAGAGGTGCTTGTCAATATCGCCGATATCGTCTCCAACGTTTATGCGATGGAATCGGCGCTTTTGCGCACCGAAAAAGCGATTCAAGCGGGCGGGGAAGAGAAAAACAAACAAAAAGTGTTGTATACGCAAATTTTCTGCCAAGAGGCGTTCAATGAAATCGAAGCCCATGCGAAAGAGACGCTCGTTGCTGTCGAGCAAGGCGACACGCTTCGGATGATGCTCGCCGCTCTCCGCCGGCTGACGCGCCATACGCCGATCAACGTGATCGCGAAAAAACGCGAAGCGGCGGCCGCCCTCATTGAAGCGGAACGGTATATTGTGTGATAATAGGAAGTACCAGGACTGTCCTGGTACTTTTTTTCTGTCAGAGGCGAAGGCCGAAGTGTCGACAAAGCGGGGGAGGCGCCGATAGCGGCGGCCAAGGGTGAATCCGCGAACAGTTGTAGAGGAGGGATGGCTATGGCGCTGACGTTGTATTGGTATCCGAAATGCGGGACGTGCCGGAAGGCGAAACGGTGGCTTGATGAGCACGGGATCGAGGTGCAAACGGTGCACCTTGTCGACGAGCCGCTGACGAAAGAGGAGCTGGCCCGCTTGCACCGCCAAAGCGGGCTGCCGCTTAAAAAATTTTTCAATACAAGCGGGATGAAATATCGCGAACTCGGATTAAAGGACAAGCTTGACGGCGCATCGGAAGAGGAGATGCTCGAGTGGCTCTCCTCGGACGGGATGTTAGTAAAACGGCCGATTTTAACCGATGGCGAACGGGTCGTTGTCGGGTTTCGCGAGCAAGCGTATGAGTCGTTTTTCGCCGGGCGTCTGTCGGCAGAAAGATAAAAATTTTTAACAAAATGAAATCAACTCAGTGAGTTTTTGTCGAAAATCGGTTATGATGAAAAAGAATACAATTTGTCGCAATGGAGGGATTCGATGAACACGCCAAAGGAACTTCGCTATTCTAAAGAGCACGAGTGGGTGCGCGTCGAAGGGGACAAAGTGCGCATCGGCATTACCGATTTTGCCCAATCAGAGCTTGGCGACATCGTGTTTGTCGAGCTGCCGGAAGTTGGAACGGAAATTACGGCGAATGAGCCGTTCGGCAGCGTCGAGTCGGTGAAAACCGTTTCGGAACTGTATGCGCCGATCAGCGGCACCGTCGTCGAAGTGAACGAAGCGTTAAACGACAACCCGGAATATGTGAATGAATCGCCGTATGAAAAAGCGTGGATGATTGTCATTGAACCGAAAGATTTAAGCGAAGTCGACAACTTGTTGACGGCTGAACAATACGAGGCGATGGTGAACGAAGGATAAACGTTCCTGCAATCTCCGCCTCCGGTTTCGGGCACCCTATACATACCGGAACTTGATTGAAAAGGGGTGCTCCCGATGGCGCTGCAACGAACGCGCATCGATATTACGGACCGGGTGACCGGCAAGCTGAACGGCCGCTCGCTGGACTTGTACGAGGAAGGGGAGCTCATCGGGCGCTTTCCGCTTCCGGCGGCCGTCCAGTTGAAAAATGGGTATACCGAACAGAACGGAAAAATCTATAAAGATGTGACTGCTACCGTTGAACCGGACCAAAAATATGTCGATTGCGACGGGGAGGCGGGCTGGTGTTAAAATGCAACGGTGGATAGCCGTTGCTTTTTTTCAACCTTTTGCCGGCGCAGGACATACAATATGGTATCCTTTTTGAAGTTAGGTGGGTCGGACATGCGACGGGCAGAAAAAGTGATTATCGTAGAAGGTCGATCGGATAAGCAAAAAGTGGCGGCCGTGCTGAACGAACGGGTCGTCATTATTTGCACGAACGGCACGATCAGTGATGCGCGCCTTGAGGAGCTGGCTGATGAGCTGGAGGGCCAGGATGTGTACGTGCTTGCGGACGCCGATGAGGCAGGGGAGAAGCTGCGCCGGCAGTT is part of the Geobacillus sp. 46C-IIa genome and encodes:
- a CDS encoding YusG family protein, with translation MALQRTRIDITDRVTGKLNGRSLDLYEEGELIGRFPLPAAVQLKNGYTEQNGKIYKDVTATVEPDQKYVDCDGEAGWC
- a CDS encoding spore germination protein, with translation MTAPPPSVWATLQTLASSMDFQTKVYRNDTSGLYLWVSYVEPMINMETVVRSIFPYLFHCPFSSLEDIRQVLPIDDAYISSDPNDVKEKLLEGYLFIRLHETDETGLLVKAQKTLERTLTIPEVEFSVVGPKESFIESLETNLYLLRKRIPIDRLTVKMTSVGTLSKTKIAVVYIDGIANPDNVQTVLQRIEQVEFDEMIDSSYIVQIISDNRHSPFPQLLDTERPDRVAAVLAEGKVAIMVDGSPHVLIGPTTLVEFFSSFEDYFLSWTIASFFRLIRLFSVTFSILITPIYVATLNYHYELIPKDLLGTLITSRREIPFPPILEVLFLELTIELLREAGARLPTKVGQTIGIVGGIVIGTASVEAGLTSNVLLILVALAALASFTTPVYKIGNTIRLMRFPFILFAEMWGLLGVAFCFCIVMTHLLYLTSLGRPFLAPLYPPRWRDLKDAFIRLPFTSQSKRPETLRTKQPIRFDQKKAREKRDIDE
- a CDS encoding acyl-CoA dehydrogenase family protein codes for the protein MAKTVDNAIQGGSFLIEDIAATRVFTPEDFTDEHHMIAKTTEEYVNNEVLPQLEHLESHEFDRSVKLLRKAGELGLLSADIPEEYGGLGLDKVSSAIIAENMAPAGGFAISHGAHVGIGSLPIVLFGTEEQKQKYLPYLATGEKIAAYALTEPGSGSDALGAKTTAKLNAEGTHYMLNGEKQWITNSGFADVFVVYAKVDGQHFTAFIVERDFPGVSTGPEEKKMGIKSSSTRTLILQDVPVPKENVLGEIGKGHVIAFNILNIGRYKLGLGAVGGAKRALEITLKYANQRQQFKRPISQFTLTQEKFATMAARLYAAESSVYRTVGLFDERMGLLDAEKAKDGKEIAKSIAEYAIECSLNKFFATEVLDYIVDEGVQIHGGYGFMQEYEIERAYRDSRINRIFEGTNEINRLLVPGMYLKKALKGELPLFQKAQQLQEELMMMTAAEPGSGVLEQEKYLVRNAKKIALMVAGLAAQKYGQRIEEEQEVLVNIADIVSNVYAMESALLRTEKAIQAGGEEKNKQKVLYTQIFCQEAFNEIEAHAKETLVAVEQGDTLRMMLAALRRLTRHTPINVIAKKREAAAALIEAERYIV
- a CDS encoding arsenate reductase family protein, which encodes MALTLYWYPKCGTCRKAKRWLDEHGIEVQTVHLVDEPLTKEELARLHRQSGLPLKKFFNTSGMKYRELGLKDKLDGASEEEMLEWLSSDGMLVKRPILTDGERVVVGFREQAYESFFAGRLSAER
- a CDS encoding spore coat protein, with amino-acid sequence MNTRQVQNPETQVPKTPQMNERDFLNDMLTTEKYMTLSYSVFLHEASNQPLYQDIMNIFIETQNCQRDLYNLMFKKGWYKLEAADLQKLQQTYQQFQGYTSQFPYQGNHLQ
- a CDS encoding 3-hydroxyacyl-CoA dehydrogenase/enoyl-CoA hydratase family protein, which gives rise to MAKRIRRVAVLGSGVMGSGIAAHLANVGIPTLLLDIVPRELTKEEEAKGWTLEHKQVRNRLANQALKRLLKQKPAPLMAKDNIALIETGNFEDDFHRLAEVDWIIEVVVENLDVKRSVFARVDEVRTPGTIVSSNTSGISIAAMAEGRSEDFQKHFLGTHFFNPPRYLKLLEIIPTEQTDPDIVAYMKTFAEEVLGKGVVMAKDTPNFIANRIGTYGLLITVREMMEGGYSVGEVDSVTGPLIGRPKSATFRTLDVVGLDTFVHVANNVYENVEGEEKEAFRVPEFMKAMLDNGWLGSKSGQGFFLKQGKDILELNYVTMQYEPRKKLATPAVEMAKQAKGASAKLQTLVYADGDRAGTLLWSIIAPTLLYTARLVGEIADDIVAIDQAMKWGFGWEQGPFELWDAIGLEKSVRKMQAEGRDIPAWITDMLADGAGAFYKTENGQRFYYAPGGYKVVEESEKTVHIRRLKETRGVIKKNAGASLIDLGDDVALLEFHSPNNAIGADIVQMINEALDEVNRNYKGLVIGNQGKNFCVGANLAMMLMEAQDENFFELELAVRQFQQALLQMKYNPKPVVVAPFAMTLGGGAEVSLAASRIQAAAETYIGLVEVGVGLIPGGGGNKELYIKRLNSLPSGADVDYVKVAAKTFETIAMAKVSTSAAEARELGFLNDRDGITMNGDHLLYEAKQVVLALYEDGYRPPVRKKIPVAGESGYAAMLLGAQSMFHSGYISEHDLKIAKKLAYVLAGGNVPYGTEVDEQYLLDLEREAFLSLIGEPKTQARMQHMLVKGKPLRN
- a CDS encoding proline dehydrogenase family protein; the encoded protein is MEQLMRDFFLFLSKNKTLTKLAKQYGLRFGASRFVAGETIDEAVRVIRQLNEKGLAVTVDYLGEFVDNEREANEMARHCLEAIEAISREKLNSQLSLKMTSMGLDISDDLVMRNMRRILEAAKQRGVFVTIDMEDYSRCQKTLDIFKRLKTEYDNVGTVLQAYLYRTEKDIDDLKPYRPNLRLVKGAYKESPEVAFPDKKDVDENFKKIIKQHLLNGNYTAVATHDDAIIEYTKQLVKEYNIPNSQFEFQMLYGIRPERQIELAREGYTMRVYVPYGTDWYGYFMRRLAERPANVAFVLKGMIRK
- a CDS encoding acetyl-CoA C-acetyltransferase — translated: MREAVIVAGARTPVGKAKKGTLAHVRPDDLGALVVKETLKRAGNYDGDIDDLIIGCAMPEAEQGLNVARNIGALAGLPYTVPAITINRYCSSGLQAIAYAAERVMLGHSDTVIAGGVESMSMVPMMGHVVRPNARLAEEAPEYYMSMGHTAEQVAKKYGVSREDQDAFAVRSHQRAANALAEGKFDEEIVPVEVTVRKVENNKLVEEKVVFTQDEGVRPDTNMETLAKLRPAFAVNGTVTAGNASQMSDGAAAVMVMDREKAESLGLKPLGKFRSFAVAGVPPEVMGIGPVAAVPKALKLAGLELSDIGLIELNEAFASQSIQVIRELGLDEDIVNVNGGAIALGHPLGCTGAKLTLSLLYEMRRRNVQFGIVTMCIGGGMGAAGVFELL
- the gcvH gene encoding glycine cleavage system protein GcvH, which codes for MNTPKELRYSKEHEWVRVEGDKVRIGITDFAQSELGDIVFVELPEVGTEITANEPFGSVESVKTVSELYAPISGTVVEVNEALNDNPEYVNESPYEKAWMIVIEPKDLSEVDNLLTAEQYEAMVNEG
- a CDS encoding YuzL family protein — its product is MARVKKNPSKGGVSAASVKGNAGPTVEADGGGKRTSQNQQYKKHHMQGD
- a CDS encoding toprim domain-containing protein is translated as MRRAEKVIIVEGRSDKQKVAAVLNERVVIICTNGTISDARLEELADELEGQDVYVLADADEAGEKLRRQFRRMFPEAEHIYIDRAYREVAAAPPWHLAQVLLRAHFDVRIDSLMRGRGE